A section of the Euwallacea similis isolate ESF13 chromosome 9, ESF131.1, whole genome shotgun sequence genome encodes:
- the DMAP1 gene encoding DNA methyltransferase 1-associated protein 1 — MADVRDIMELDRPSTPELTRETILGLERPKKKFIQGPKPPKRPEGMHREVFALLYHDNKDVSPLFPSDTAGNGYKQTKIKLGMRKPRKWKWMQFTNPARRDDAVFYHWRRPSDEPKEYPFAKFNKKVEIPTYTDVEYQQHLISDSWTKEETDHLMDLAQRFDLRFIIMADRYETEKFPKRSVEDLKDRYYKIHGILAKLNGEKKIYTYDAEHEKKRKEQLNKLYERTSEQIEEEQFLLSELKKIDARKKERERKTQDLQKLISQADSQNDTPRKTDKKIPKKKVPNPSRPSRVDTNYILQAVETAGIKFPDYKNSGVSLRSQRMKLPANVGQKKSKGIEQTLQELGMELNPTPSEEVCQNFNELRSDIVLLMEIKSALGTCDYELQSLRHQYEALAPGKTLVIPAQLLNTEQETAKASTGEIIDVVGSPGTPLNT; from the exons ATGGCGGACGTTAGAGACATCATGGAACTGGATCGCCCTTCCACTCCAGAACTAACCCGAGAAACCATCTTGGGTCTAGAAAGGCCCAAAAAGAAGTTTATCCAAGGTCCGAAGCCTCCCAAAAGACCTGAAGGCATGCACCGGGAGGTCTTTGCACTGTTGTATCACGACAATAAAGACGTTTCGCCGTTATTTCCTTCAGATACAG CTGGGAATGGTTATAAGCAGACGAAAATTAAACTGGGAATGAGGAAACCGCGGAAATGGAAGTGGATGCAGTTTACCAATCCGGCTAGGCGTGATGACGCGGTATTTTATCACTGGCGCAGGCCTAGTGATGAACCCAAGGAGTACCCTTTTGCTAAGTTTAATAAG AAAGTGGAAATTCCCACTTACACTGACGTGGAATACCAGCAACATCTGATCTCAGACTCTTGGACCAAAGAGGAAACTGATCATTTAATGGATTTAGCTCAACGCTTTGATCTACGTTTTATTATAATGGCCGACCGCTACGAGACCGAAAAATTTCCTAAACGGTCCGTTGAGGACTTGAAAGACCGCTACTACAAGATCCACGGCATACTAGCGAAGCTCAATggtgaaaagaaaatttacacTTATGACGCTGAGCACGAAAAGAAGCGCAAAGAACAGTTGAACAAGCTCTATGAACGAACTTCTGAACAGATTGAAGAAGAGCAATTCCTGTTGAGCGAGCTCAAGAAGATCGACGCCAGGAAAAAAGAGCGCGAGCGTAAGACTCAAGACCTGCAAAAGTTAATCAGCCAGGCAGACAGTCAAAACGACACTCCACGAAAAACAGATAAGAAAATCCCCAAGAAAAAAGTACCCAATCCTTCCAGACCATCTCGAGTGGATACCAATTACATCCTACAAGCTGTGGAGACTGCaggaattaaatttccagACTACAAAAACAGTGGCGTTTCGCTACGGTCGCAGAGAATGAAACTGCCCGCTAATGTAGGCCAAAAGAAGTCAAAGGGTATAGAACAAACCCTTCAAGAATTAGGAATGGAACTGAACCCTACTCCTTCGGAGGAAGTCTGCCAGAATTTCAACGAGTTGCGAAGCGATATAGTGCTGCTAATGGAGATTAAATCGGCCTTGGGCACGTGTGATTATGAGCTGCAGTCGTTGAGGCATCAGTACGAAGCTTTGGCGCCTGGGAAG ACGTTGGTTATACCGGCACAGTTGTTAAATACGGAGCAAGAAACAGCAAAGGCTTCTACAGGAGAGATTATCGATGTGGTGGGGTCTCCAGGGACCCCCCTTAATACCTAG
- the LOC136410708 gene encoding DET1- and DDB1-associated protein 1, with protein MSVAQFLAGLPSYNETNFSKFHMEGNHRTASKRPSVYITTKDFPSEQVIVTEKNSILLKYMQQHWDKKNSSVTKKREVTPTEEPSRKRPRLDPRNPGGSSMLD; from the exons ATG TCTGTAGCACAATTCCTCGCAGGCCTGCCCTCGTATAACGAAACTAACTTCTCCAAGTTCCACATGGAGGGCAATCACAGAACAGCATCAAAAAGACCCTCAGTATACATCACCACGAAAGATTTTCCTTCAGAACAAG TCATTGTAACtgaaaaaaacagtattttgcTAAAGTACATGCAGCAGCACTGGGATAAAAAG AATTCAAGCGTCACAAAGAAACGAGAGGTGACACCTACAGAAGAGCCCAGCCGAAAGAGACCCAGACTAGACCCTCGGAATCCTGGTGGGAGCAGTATGCTGGACTAA
- the LOC136410696 gene encoding optineurin-like isoform X3: MAVNGSVPLFQIPPEPLPVPVTNTLSPLPSSPEEQSFVIISKFSDDFSEASILVESRQEIEEAIRQTEESEEQMQKNQSKYPQPSLMKVNVKSPHIEEPDKQIPNGISYCAATNEFSKKEDNLSLGESVQNLPLDHEDKGMISIISFSPSDFQSEEIQAKVFQLIEENTNLRDTVIQNNKNMKAQYEKVLTWQSDAEKVQEAHKQKFLEAKKMIATLKEEVTTLKQENKKLEASLQSKLCQTTENNLKEFELDIANRKIKDLEEAMQKLTVFSGEKQETLIAKEALEQLQESNRVALVKLEEEQRLRVKSQEALMDLQIELGQIKARNETTDPSQLRGMEEKLQRYEEELEKAYKKIALLEKGDEVEKHELGIAKEKLLVSEMANDRADREIQSLRAQLARTMQATDIISKMRNDAEQAVMEREYMTSKLDTTRFKLNEAVTRIAQLEQQLVEISNENDVLGMREREEQAKVEAWMAKQKITMLEKQLQENKLSVAPPLEFAEPTYVRQQLMQAQIALTQCEQLRAAAEAKATALSSENAQLRMQLENRESEDDSFALKAQLDVYKTDFEAERAAKEDVKREKNKIAENFQQLHRRNQQMQEEIEILRRGKRPSYSPNTEHSSSFSGAGSPIPLRYTCPICNVQFRSLKLVQDHLETCICHEP; the protein is encoded by the exons ATGGCTGTAAATGGTTCAGTCCCCCTATTTCAAATACCCCCAGAGCCTTTACCTGTACCAGTAACCAATACCCTTTCTCCACTGCCTTCAAGCCCAGAGGAGCAGTCTTTTGTGATCATCAGCAAATTCTCTGATGACTTCTCAG AGGCCAGTATCTTGGTGGAATCCCGCCAGGAGATTGAAGAAGCCATCAGGCAAACTGAAGAGTCTGAAGAGCAGATGCAGAAGAATCAGTCGAAATACCCACAGCCATCATTGATGAAAGTTAACGTAAAAAGCCCTCATATTGAAGAACCTGATAAGCAAATACCTAACGGGATAAGTTATTGTGCTGCTACCAATGAGTTTTCAAAGAAAGAGGATAATTTATCACTTGGTGaaagtgttcaaaatttaCCACTTGATCAC GAGGACAAGGGAATGATCAGCATTATTAGCTTTTCCCCAAGTGATTTCCAATCAGAAGAAATCCAAGCAAAGGTTTTTCAGCTCATTGAAGAAAATACCAATTTGCGAG ACACAGTGATCCAAAACAACAAGAACATGAAAGCCCAGTATGAAAAAGTCCTCACCTGGCAAAGTGATGCTGAAAAGGTGCAGGAAGCCCACAAGCAAAAGTTCCTGGAAGCGAAGAAGATGATTGCAACA CTCAAAGAAGAAGTGACGACCTTAAAGCAGGAAAACAAGAAGTTAGAAGCCTCACTTCAAAGCAAGCTTTGTCAGACCACAGAAAACAATCTTAAGGAATTTGAACTGGACATTGCAAATCGCAAGATTAAAGATCTGGAAGAGGCCATGCAGAAACTCACAGTGTTTTCTGGCGAGAAACAAGAGACTTTAATAGCTAAGGAGGCACTGGAGCAGTTGCAGGAGAGCAACAGGGTGGCATTGGTGAAGTTAGAGGAAGAGCAAAGGCTTCGCGTTAAAAGCCAGGAAGCTCTGATGGATTTACAAATAGAATTGGGCCAAATCAAGGCTAGGAATGAAACCACGGATCCTTCTCAATTGAGGGGAATGGAGGAGAAGTTGCAGCGCTACGAAGAAGAGTTAGAAAAGGCCTATAAGAAGATTGCTCTGTTGGAAAAGGGTGATGAAGTGGAAAAACATGAGTTGGGG ATAGCCAAAGAGAAACTTTTGGTCTCCGAAATGGCTAACGATCGTGCCGACCGAGAAATTCAGTCACTACGCGCACAGCTGGCAAGGACCATGCAAGCCACTGACATAATATCCAAGATGCGTAATGATGCGGAACAAGCGGTGATGGAACGGGAATACATGACCTCCAAACTGGATACGACTAGATTTAAATTGAACGAAGCAGTGACACGAATCGCTCAGCTAGAGCAACAACTGGTGGAAATAAGCAACGAGAACGACGTCCTGGGCATGCGTGAACGCGAAGAACAAGCCAAAGTGGAAGCGTGGATGGCCAAGCAGAAAATTACAATGCTTGAGAAACAGTTGCAGGAGAATAAATTATCGGTAGCGCCGCCTCTGGAATTTGCAGAGCCGACTTATGTGCGACAACAGTTGATGCAGGCTCAAATTGCGCTGACGCAATGTGAACAATTGCGGGCTGCAGCAGAGGCCAAGGCCACCGCTCTCAGTAGTGAGAATGCGCAGTTGAGAATGCAGTTAGAAAACAGAGAAAGTGAAGATGATTCATTCGCTCTCAAGGCTCAG CTGGACGTGTACAAAACAGACTTTGAGGCAGAGCGGGCGGCCAAAGAAGACGTGAAACgtgagaaaaacaaaattgctgAGAACTTCCAGCAACTGCACAGACGCAATCAACAGATGCAAGAGGAAATTGAAATACTGAGACGCGGCAAACGTCCCTCCTATTCTCCTAACACTGAGCACTCAAGCTCTTTTTCTGGAGCGGGA TCGCCAATACCTCTGCGATACACGTGTCCCATTTGCAACGTGCAATTTCGCTCGTTGAAGCTGGTCCAAGACCATTTAGAGACATGTATTTGTCATGAGCCCTG a
- the LOC136410696 gene encoding optineurin-like isoform X2, which yields MAVNGSVPLFQIPPEPLPVPVTNTLSPLPSSPEEQSFVIISKFSDDFSEASILVESRQEIEEAIRQTEESEEQMQKNQSKYPQPSLMKVNVKSPHIEEPDKQIPNGISYCAATNEFSKKEDNLSLGESVQNLPLDHEDKGMISIISFSPSDFQSEEIQAKVFQLIEENTNLRDTVIQNNKNMKAQYEKVLTWQSDAEKVQEAHKQKFLEAKKMIATLKEEVTTLKQENKKLEASLQSKLCQTTENNLKEFELDIANRKIKDLEEAMQKLTVFSGEKQETLIAKEALEQLQESNRVALVKLEEEQRLRVKSQEALMDLQIELGQIKARNETTDPSQLRGMEEKLQRYEEELEKAYKKIALLEKGDEVEKHELGIAKEKLLVSEMANDRADREIQSLRAQLARTMQATDIISKMRNDAEQAVMEREYMTSKLDTTRFKLNEAVTRIAQLEQQLVEISNENDVLGMREREEQAKVEAWMAKQKITMLEKQLQENKLSVAPPLEFAEPTYVRQQLMQAQIALTQCEQLRAAAEAKATALSSENAQLRMQLENRESEDDSFALKAQLDVYKTDFEAERAAKEDVKREKNKIAENFQQLHRRNQQMQEEIEILRRGKRPSYSPNTEHSSSFSGAGSPIPLRYTCPICNVQFRSLKLVQDHLETCICHEPW from the exons ATGGCTGTAAATGGTTCAGTCCCCCTATTTCAAATACCCCCAGAGCCTTTACCTGTACCAGTAACCAATACCCTTTCTCCACTGCCTTCAAGCCCAGAGGAGCAGTCTTTTGTGATCATCAGCAAATTCTCTGATGACTTCTCAG AGGCCAGTATCTTGGTGGAATCCCGCCAGGAGATTGAAGAAGCCATCAGGCAAACTGAAGAGTCTGAAGAGCAGATGCAGAAGAATCAGTCGAAATACCCACAGCCATCATTGATGAAAGTTAACGTAAAAAGCCCTCATATTGAAGAACCTGATAAGCAAATACCTAACGGGATAAGTTATTGTGCTGCTACCAATGAGTTTTCAAAGAAAGAGGATAATTTATCACTTGGTGaaagtgttcaaaatttaCCACTTGATCAC GAGGACAAGGGAATGATCAGCATTATTAGCTTTTCCCCAAGTGATTTCCAATCAGAAGAAATCCAAGCAAAGGTTTTTCAGCTCATTGAAGAAAATACCAATTTGCGAG ACACAGTGATCCAAAACAACAAGAACATGAAAGCCCAGTATGAAAAAGTCCTCACCTGGCAAAGTGATGCTGAAAAGGTGCAGGAAGCCCACAAGCAAAAGTTCCTGGAAGCGAAGAAGATGATTGCAACA CTCAAAGAAGAAGTGACGACCTTAAAGCAGGAAAACAAGAAGTTAGAAGCCTCACTTCAAAGCAAGCTTTGTCAGACCACAGAAAACAATCTTAAGGAATTTGAACTGGACATTGCAAATCGCAAGATTAAAGATCTGGAAGAGGCCATGCAGAAACTCACAGTGTTTTCTGGCGAGAAACAAGAGACTTTAATAGCTAAGGAGGCACTGGAGCAGTTGCAGGAGAGCAACAGGGTGGCATTGGTGAAGTTAGAGGAAGAGCAAAGGCTTCGCGTTAAAAGCCAGGAAGCTCTGATGGATTTACAAATAGAATTGGGCCAAATCAAGGCTAGGAATGAAACCACGGATCCTTCTCAATTGAGGGGAATGGAGGAGAAGTTGCAGCGCTACGAAGAAGAGTTAGAAAAGGCCTATAAGAAGATTGCTCTGTTGGAAAAGGGTGATGAAGTGGAAAAACATGAGTTGGGG ATAGCCAAAGAGAAACTTTTGGTCTCCGAAATGGCTAACGATCGTGCCGACCGAGAAATTCAGTCACTACGCGCACAGCTGGCAAGGACCATGCAAGCCACTGACATAATATCCAAGATGCGTAATGATGCGGAACAAGCGGTGATGGAACGGGAATACATGACCTCCAAACTGGATACGACTAGATTTAAATTGAACGAAGCAGTGACACGAATCGCTCAGCTAGAGCAACAACTGGTGGAAATAAGCAACGAGAACGACGTCCTGGGCATGCGTGAACGCGAAGAACAAGCCAAAGTGGAAGCGTGGATGGCCAAGCAGAAAATTACAATGCTTGAGAAACAGTTGCAGGAGAATAAATTATCGGTAGCGCCGCCTCTGGAATTTGCAGAGCCGACTTATGTGCGACAACAGTTGATGCAGGCTCAAATTGCGCTGACGCAATGTGAACAATTGCGGGCTGCAGCAGAGGCCAAGGCCACCGCTCTCAGTAGTGAGAATGCGCAGTTGAGAATGCAGTTAGAAAACAGAGAAAGTGAAGATGATTCATTCGCTCTCAAGGCTCAG CTGGACGTGTACAAAACAGACTTTGAGGCAGAGCGGGCGGCCAAAGAAGACGTGAAACgtgagaaaaacaaaattgctgAGAACTTCCAGCAACTGCACAGACGCAATCAACAGATGCAAGAGGAAATTGAAATACTGAGACGCGGCAAACGTCCCTCCTATTCTCCTAACACTGAGCACTCAAGCTCTTTTTCTGGAGCGGGA TCGCCAATACCTCTGCGATACACGTGTCCCATTTGCAACGTGCAATTTCGCTCGTTGAAGCTGGTCCAAGACCATTTAGAGACATGTATTTGTCATGAGCCCTGGTAG
- the LOC136410696 gene encoding optineurin-like isoform X1: MAVNGSVPLFQIPPEPLPVPVTNTLSPLPSSPEEQSFVIISKFSDDFSEASILVESRQEIEEAIRQTEESEEQMQKNQSKYPQPSLMKVNVKSPHIEEPDKQIPNGISYCAATNEFSKKEDNLSLGESVQNLPLDHEDKGMISIISFSPSDFQSEEIQAKVFQLIEENTNLRDTVIQNNKNMKAQYEKVLTWQSDAEKVQEAHKQKFLEAKKMIATLKEEVTTLKQENKKLEASLQSKLCQTTENNLKEFELDIANRKIKDLEEAMQKLTVFSGEKQETLIAKEALEQLQESNRVALVKLEEEQRLRVKSQEALMDLQIELGQIKARNETTDPSQLRGMEEKLQRYEEELEKAYKKIALLEKGDEVEKHELGIAKEKLLVSEMANDRADREIQSLRAQLARTMQATDIISKMRNDAEQAVMEREYMTSKLDTTRFKLNEAVTRIAQLEQQLVEISNENDVLGMREREEQAKVEAWMAKQKITMLEKQLQENKLSVAPPLEFAEPTYVRQQLMQAQIALTQCEQLRAAAEAKATALSSENAQLRMQLENRESEDDSFALKAQLDVYKTDFEAERAAKEDVKREKNKIAENFQQLHRRNQQMQEEIEILRRGKRPSYSPNTEHSSSFSGAGRRQSKFTCPKCQFGFSDLRAAEEHAWRCLDIDDSLP, from the exons ATGGCTGTAAATGGTTCAGTCCCCCTATTTCAAATACCCCCAGAGCCTTTACCTGTACCAGTAACCAATACCCTTTCTCCACTGCCTTCAAGCCCAGAGGAGCAGTCTTTTGTGATCATCAGCAAATTCTCTGATGACTTCTCAG AGGCCAGTATCTTGGTGGAATCCCGCCAGGAGATTGAAGAAGCCATCAGGCAAACTGAAGAGTCTGAAGAGCAGATGCAGAAGAATCAGTCGAAATACCCACAGCCATCATTGATGAAAGTTAACGTAAAAAGCCCTCATATTGAAGAACCTGATAAGCAAATACCTAACGGGATAAGTTATTGTGCTGCTACCAATGAGTTTTCAAAGAAAGAGGATAATTTATCACTTGGTGaaagtgttcaaaatttaCCACTTGATCAC GAGGACAAGGGAATGATCAGCATTATTAGCTTTTCCCCAAGTGATTTCCAATCAGAAGAAATCCAAGCAAAGGTTTTTCAGCTCATTGAAGAAAATACCAATTTGCGAG ACACAGTGATCCAAAACAACAAGAACATGAAAGCCCAGTATGAAAAAGTCCTCACCTGGCAAAGTGATGCTGAAAAGGTGCAGGAAGCCCACAAGCAAAAGTTCCTGGAAGCGAAGAAGATGATTGCAACA CTCAAAGAAGAAGTGACGACCTTAAAGCAGGAAAACAAGAAGTTAGAAGCCTCACTTCAAAGCAAGCTTTGTCAGACCACAGAAAACAATCTTAAGGAATTTGAACTGGACATTGCAAATCGCAAGATTAAAGATCTGGAAGAGGCCATGCAGAAACTCACAGTGTTTTCTGGCGAGAAACAAGAGACTTTAATAGCTAAGGAGGCACTGGAGCAGTTGCAGGAGAGCAACAGGGTGGCATTGGTGAAGTTAGAGGAAGAGCAAAGGCTTCGCGTTAAAAGCCAGGAAGCTCTGATGGATTTACAAATAGAATTGGGCCAAATCAAGGCTAGGAATGAAACCACGGATCCTTCTCAATTGAGGGGAATGGAGGAGAAGTTGCAGCGCTACGAAGAAGAGTTAGAAAAGGCCTATAAGAAGATTGCTCTGTTGGAAAAGGGTGATGAAGTGGAAAAACATGAGTTGGGG ATAGCCAAAGAGAAACTTTTGGTCTCCGAAATGGCTAACGATCGTGCCGACCGAGAAATTCAGTCACTACGCGCACAGCTGGCAAGGACCATGCAAGCCACTGACATAATATCCAAGATGCGTAATGATGCGGAACAAGCGGTGATGGAACGGGAATACATGACCTCCAAACTGGATACGACTAGATTTAAATTGAACGAAGCAGTGACACGAATCGCTCAGCTAGAGCAACAACTGGTGGAAATAAGCAACGAGAACGACGTCCTGGGCATGCGTGAACGCGAAGAACAAGCCAAAGTGGAAGCGTGGATGGCCAAGCAGAAAATTACAATGCTTGAGAAACAGTTGCAGGAGAATAAATTATCGGTAGCGCCGCCTCTGGAATTTGCAGAGCCGACTTATGTGCGACAACAGTTGATGCAGGCTCAAATTGCGCTGACGCAATGTGAACAATTGCGGGCTGCAGCAGAGGCCAAGGCCACCGCTCTCAGTAGTGAGAATGCGCAGTTGAGAATGCAGTTAGAAAACAGAGAAAGTGAAGATGATTCATTCGCTCTCAAGGCTCAG CTGGACGTGTACAAAACAGACTTTGAGGCAGAGCGGGCGGCCAAAGAAGACGTGAAACgtgagaaaaacaaaattgctgAGAACTTCCAGCAACTGCACAGACGCAATCAACAGATGCAAGAGGAAATTGAAATACTGAGACGCGGCAAACGTCCCTCCTATTCTCCTAACACTGAGCACTCAAGCTCTTTTTCTGGAGCGGGA aGGCGCCAATCCAAATTCACATGTCCCAAGTGCCAATTCGGGTTCAGTGACCTTAGAGCTGCCGAGGAACACGCGTGGCGTTGCCTTGACATAGACGACAGCCTACCATAA
- the LOC136410704 gene encoding adenosine kinase-like encodes MSMRKTLIAFGNPLLDITVTSKQHVLYLLGKYNLKLDGQKEITKTEMTSLTEDIRGYEQYISPGGCSQNSLRVLQWVLKQECQATMFGSVGNDVEANILREALKVAGVQASYITQEDLPTGKIIALVSGFDRFLVAHIGAAEVLPLAILLANSDFMLLFNSSDIILIEAYFLTNRIETACKLGELCQKSSKTLVFNLCGEYIFEVVPQQIKCLVKAANLIFGNRAEFLALAKLFTCANLDDLAEDLQGKTLVVTDGPRVLICYNLNGEKIEIVPPVMQIEEVKDTTGAGDAFMGGFLAGMVKSKALRDCIEIGFYAASCIMKECGCSLPRYKPQIDFDGLIQ; translated from the exons ATGAGCATGAGGAAAACCTTGATAGCTTTTGGGAACCCCCTACTGGATATTACTGTGACTTCCAAGCAACACGTATTGTACTTATTAGGGAAATATAATCTCAAACTAGATGGCCAAAAGGAGATTACCAAAACAGAAATGACATCTTTAACTGAGGATATTCGGGG ttaTGAGCAATACATATCGCCTGGGGGTTGTTCACAGAACTCTTTACGGGTGCTCCAATGGGTCTTGAAGCAAGAATGCCAGGCCACTATGTTTGGATCCGTAGGCAATGACGTGGAGGCTAATATTTTGCGAGAAGCACTCAAGGTTGCAGGAGTCCAAGCCAG TTATATAACCCAAGAAGACCTGCCTACCGGCAAAATAATAGCGCTCGTGAGCGGCTTTGATAGGTTCTTAGTGGCCCACATTGGGGCTGCTGAAGTTCTCCCCTTAGCAATATTACTGGCAAACTCAGATTTTATGCTCCTTTTTAACAGCAGTGATATAATACTAATTGAGGCATATTTTCTTACTAATCGTATTGAGACTGCCTGTAAATTAGGAGAGCTTTGTCAAAAAAGCTCAAAAACTTTAGTGTTTAACTTATGTGGggaatatatttttgaagtagTGCCACagcaaataaaatgtttagtaaaGGCtgccaatttaattttcggaAACAGGGCTGAATTTTTGGCTTTAGCAAAGTTATTCACTTGTGCTAATTTAGATGACTTGGCTGAGGATTTACAAGGGAAGACTTTAGTTGTTACTGATGGGCCTAGAGTTTTGATCTGTTATAACTTAAATGgggagaaaattgaaattgttcCCCCAGTGATGCAAATTGAGGAAGTCAAAGATACAACAGGAGCAGGAGATGCTTTTATGGGGGGTTTCTTAGCAGGAATGGTGAAGTCCAAAGCTTTAAGAGACTGTATAGAAATAGGATTTTACGCAGCTTCTTGTATAATGAAGGAATGTGGGTGTTCCCTTCCCAGGTATAAGCCCCAAATAGATTTTGATGGGTTGATACAATAA